A single Penaeus chinensis breed Huanghai No. 1 chromosome 7, ASM1920278v2, whole genome shotgun sequence DNA region contains:
- the LOC125027084 gene encoding alpha-1,4-N-acetylglucosaminyltransferase-like, with protein MWRKLRRNTGKSAKKSATWVGHLCPKYDHYKDLKYLDLFWEEPTEKDIFFTQTSCSVVLSPREACAVESAAHHHPRRPIAVLMTAPALDAAHPLLRLVHGLENVSFRWLDLDRLFGHGPLEAWHRDRMWMLSKDRASATVSDAVRAEILRRFGGTYVDLDAITLRPFPDSTNWLTRVDHRLVTAAVSSFQRLHPLLQAAASAIPTSYNPSTCCSVGPDLFTDLLHRQCPDNVTIPTSVPSDATEYCGDVTVQPRNLFYPIHYGYERDELESVFREGEGLGAAFFSREETRGAFSLHLYNSLSRKRLVSLRGDSVLKEAARRNCPRVYQYLLSQDGWM; from the exons ATGTGGAGAAAGTTGAGAAGAAACACAGGGAAATCGGCAAAGAAATCTGCTACGTGGGTTGGTCATCTGTGCCCAAAGTACGACCATTATAAAGATTTGAAATATTTAGATCTCTTTTGGGAAGAACCGACTGAAAAGGATATTTTCTTTACCCAGACTTCCTGTTCTGTTGTCTTAAGTCCTAGAGAG GCGTGTGCGGTGGAAAGCGCTGCCCATCACCACCCACGCCGACCCATCGCGGTGCTCATGACCGCCCCCGCCCTCGACGCCGCCCACCCGCTCCtccgg CTGGTCCACGGGCTCGAGAATGTGAGCTTCAGGTGGTTGGATCTTGACCGCCTGTTTGGTCATGGACCGCTGGAGGCCTGGCATCGAGACCGGATGTGGATGCTTAGTAAAG ATCGAGCCTCGGCCACAGTGAGCGACGCCGTTCGAGCAGAAATATTGCGTCGATTTGGGGGAACGTACGTGGACTTAGACGCCATAACTCTCCGTCCGTTCCCCGATTCCACGAACTGGCTGACGAGGGTCGACCACCGCCTCGTCACGGCCGCTGTTTCGTCCTTCCAGAGGCTGCATCCTCTCCTTCAG GCCGCCGCGTCCGCCATACCGACTTCCTACAACCCCTCGACGTGTTGTAGCGTCGGCCCCGACCTTTTCACCGACCTCCTGCACCGACAATGCCCCGACAACGTCACCATCCCGACCTCAGTCCCTTCCGACGCGACGGAGTACTGCGGGGACGTCACGGTCCAGCCGAGGAACCTCTTCTACCCCATCCACTATGGCTACGAGAGGGACGAACTCGAGAGCGTCTTCCGAGAGGGCGAAGGTCTGGGTGCCGCCTTCTTCTcgagggaggagacgaggggcgccttctccctccacctctacaACTCCTTGTCGCGCAAGAGGCTCGTGTCCCTCCGCGGTGATTCGGTTCTGAAGGAGGCGGCGAGGAGGAACTGTCCTAGGGTCTATCAGTATTTGTTGAGTCAGGATGGGTGGATGTAg
- the LOC125027083 gene encoding TBC1 domain family member 10A-like yields the protein MASRDWSDSESVASSVAAASEVSTVPDKFGFLGGAQYTEDGEETVPVEVNRRREKKWLDMFSNWDTHMLKRYKKVRDRCRKGIPSALRARAWQHLCGAHKQLQRNPGVFDQLAEAPADPRLEDDIRKDLHRQFPLHEMFLQKGGHGQEDLFRVLKVHAQVSPDEYCQAHAPIAAVLLMQMPAEPAFWCLKAICDKYVPGYYARGLEAIQVDGDILYKLLKKASPSAYKHLKKHKIEPVLYMTEWFMCLFSRTLPWASVLRVWDMIFCEGVKVLFRVGLVLLKYGLRPQVLKRCPGMYETLQALRNIEHGVMAEGFLLFQMQRLDLSEDDLQREHQRQVQKRRQAKDAATNGR from the exons ATGGCGAGTCGGGACTGGTCGGACTCGGAGTCGGTGGCCAGCAGCGTGGCCGCGGCGTCGGAGGTGTCCACCGTGCCTGACAAGTTCGGGTTCCTCGGGGGGGCGCAGTACACGGAGGATGG GGAGGAGACTGTGCCTGTGGAAgtcaacagaagaagagagaagaaatggctTGACATGTTCAGTAATTGGGACACACACATGCTCAAGCGATACAAGAAGGTCAGAGACCGGTGTCGCAAAGGAATACCCTCTGCTCTGCGGGCCAGGGCGTGGCAGCACCTCTGTGGGGCACACAA ACAATTGCAGCGTAATCCGGGCGTATTTGACCAACTGGCGGAGGCACCTGCAGATCCTCGGTTAGAGGATGACATCAGAAAAGATCTCCACCGTCAGTTTCCTCTTCATGAGATGTTCCTCCAGAAGGGGGGCCACGG ACAAGAAGATTTGTTCAGAGTCCTAAAGGTTCATGCACAAGTCTCGCCCGATGAATACTGTCAGGCTCATGCCCCCATTGCTGCTGTGCTCCTCATGCAGATGCCAGCAGAACCAGCCTTCTGGTGCTTAAAAGCTATCTGCGACAAATATGTTCCTGGTTATTATGCTCGTGGTCTG GAAGCCATTCAGGTAGATGGTGATATCCTGTACAAACTCTTGAAGAAAGCTTCACCCTCGGCCTATAAACACCTT aaaaaacacaaaattgaGCCAGTACTCTACATGACAGAGTGGTTCATGTGCCTCTTCTCACGGACGTTACCCTGGGCATCTGTCCTACGAGTGTGGGACATGATATTTTGCGAGG GCGTCAAGGTGTTATTCAGAGTTGGTTTGGTGCTGCTGAAGTATGGACTGAGACCGCAGGTACTCAAGCGATGCCCTGGGATGTATGAGACACTCCAGGCCCTGCGCAACATTGAGCATGGTGTTATGGCGGAAGGCTTCCTCTTATTCCAG ATGCAAAGGCTGGACCTGAGTGAAGATGACCTACAGAGGGAACACCAGCGCCAAGTGCAAAAGCGAAGACAGGCCAAAGATGCTGCAACAAATGGCAGAtag